In a single window of the Dehalococcoidia bacterium genome:
- a CDS encoding TerC family protein produces the protein MEVFLAPENWIALLTLTVLEIVLGIDNVVFISILAGKLPRAQQGRARTVGLSLAMGMRILLLLSIAWIIRLTEPIFAVFEEGFSGRDLILLAGGLFLLAKSTFEIHERLEGHEGKVSARVAPSFTAVIVQILLLDIVFSLDSVITAVGTIDHVEIMIAAVVVAVLVMLVSSGPISAFVERHPTVKILALSFLLLIGMSLVAEGLDQHIPKGYIYFAMAFSVFVEAINLRIRAREGVEPVHLRSGVVPEAG, from the coding sequence TTGGAAGTATTCCTCGCACCGGAGAACTGGATCGCCCTGCTGACGCTGACCGTGCTCGAGATCGTCCTCGGCATCGACAACGTCGTCTTCATCTCCATCCTCGCCGGCAAGCTGCCGCGGGCGCAGCAGGGGCGGGCGCGCACGGTCGGCCTCAGCCTGGCGATGGGCATGCGCATCCTCCTCCTGCTCTCGATCGCCTGGATCATCCGGCTCACCGAGCCCATCTTCGCCGTATTCGAAGAGGGGTTCTCCGGCCGCGACCTCATCCTCCTGGCCGGCGGGCTGTTCCTGCTGGCGAAGAGCACCTTCGAGATCCACGAGCGCCTCGAGGGCCACGAAGGCAAGGTCAGCGCCCGGGTTGCCCCCTCGTTCACCGCCGTGATCGTGCAGATACTGTTGCTGGACATCGTCTTCTCGCTCGACTCCGTGATCACGGCCGTCGGCACCATCGACCACGTCGAGATCATGATCGCGGCCGTGGTGGTCGCGGTGCTGGTCATGCTCGTGTCGTCCGGGCCGATCAGCGCCTTCGTCGAGCGCCACCCGACGGTGAAGATCCTGGCCCTGAGCTTCCTGCTGCTCATCGGCATGTCGCTGGTGGCCGAGGGCCTGGACCAGCACATCCCCAAGGGCTACATCTACTTCGCCATGGCCTTCTCGGTGTTCGTGGAGGCCATCAACCTCCGCATCCGCGCCAGGGAGGGCGTCGAGCCCGTGCACCTGCGCTCGGGCGTGGTGCCGGAGGCCGGGTAG
- a CDS encoding AAA family ATPase: protein MVLDGLRCELCGQMNPPDARFCNSCGSSLEAKCPDCGRLNPPGSAFCNNCGRRLRPAPAQAAIETPRHLAERILRDRAGLEGERRNVTVLFIDAADSTATGSRVDMEVLHAVVRECTQRMADAVHRYEGTVTQFRGDGIMAIFGAPIAHEDSARRAVAAALAMRDSLVAFSTELQAAGRPHFRYRIGLNSGPVVVGRIGDDLSMDYTAIGDTVNLAARMEAAARNDSIYITDAVYRQVREYFEFRPLGQLEVKGKAEPVEAYEVLRALPVRDRLEAIAARGLSPFVGRERELAALRGYFEQARRGQGHVVFISGEAGMGKSRLLLEFRRSLGEDGATWVEAHCNAYARNTPYVAITEVLKSAFALDEADTEDVVVGRVQAAVAEWDEAAQPTAAYLRFLLNVDPGDAALASMDAGARRAGVLDSLRALLLQLSRRRPVVLVVEDLHWIDAQSQDALAGLIDVSASAPVLMLLTFRPGYSQPFGDRSYFSRIALSNLGAEESALISESLIEGAALPEEVRRLIFSKAEGNPFYVEEVTKSLVESGALRRSNGTLAPARPLSQIQIPDTIQGVILSRIDRLDRRAREAIQLASVIGREFTVRLLQRISDVEAQLEGLLGELKGLELIYEKAFFPELSYMFKHALTHDVAYSTLLVERRRALHRVVAQAIEDLYSERLAEHYEMLAHHFYEAQDWDKALDYLTKAARKALDTYAHAEATSFLERAMEAVERASTPERDQVRADLQAYRGRALIQAAAWPRARPDLESALAALSPERLERRLEVLGDLAMACWWSRDTPAMRRYAGDLRALASEMGREDLVTVADAWLAAALSAEGDPLRSLSELTAIAERARKLRVTMPPGPGSFVPLWNYWTGRLDEAVRVGREAVERARRENHVLMLMEALPHFAVSLAAHGDYAEALEVYREARQVGERYGAKAPLSRAIAMEAGMHLDLLDFEGAATLQQEAREVAAAAGFPPAAVSAGIDLLLNLARQGRPAEAEAIEPEIAAAVEREAGWHGWLWRLRLAQARAELALVRGDWQQAVRQADEAIERSLATGRVKYQVAALGVRGAARSALGNREDAVTDLRRAIDLARGTRDPAMLLRAMLALLVVQQDEAALTEAREVADRIAAALPGGLQGRFIAAAPLRLIRRST from the coding sequence GTGGTACTGGACGGATTGCGCTGCGAGCTCTGCGGTCAGATGAACCCGCCCGACGCGCGGTTCTGCAATTCCTGCGGCTCCAGCCTCGAGGCGAAGTGCCCGGACTGCGGGCGCCTGAACCCGCCCGGCAGCGCCTTCTGCAACAACTGCGGCCGCCGCCTGCGGCCCGCGCCCGCGCAGGCCGCGATCGAGACGCCGCGGCACCTGGCCGAGCGCATCCTCCGCGACCGCGCCGGCCTCGAGGGCGAGCGGCGCAACGTGACCGTCCTCTTCATCGACGCCGCTGACTCCACGGCCACGGGCTCCCGGGTGGACATGGAGGTGCTGCACGCTGTCGTGCGCGAGTGCACGCAACGCATGGCCGACGCCGTGCACCGCTATGAGGGCACCGTGACGCAGTTCCGCGGGGACGGCATCATGGCCATCTTCGGCGCGCCCATCGCGCACGAGGACAGCGCCCGGCGCGCCGTAGCCGCGGCCCTGGCGATGCGCGACTCGCTGGTGGCATTCAGCACCGAGCTGCAGGCCGCCGGCAGGCCCCACTTCCGCTACCGCATCGGCCTGAACTCGGGGCCCGTGGTCGTGGGCCGGATCGGCGACGACCTTTCGATGGACTACACGGCCATCGGCGACACGGTGAACCTGGCGGCGCGCATGGAGGCCGCGGCCCGGAACGACTCCATCTACATCACGGACGCGGTGTACCGGCAGGTGCGCGAGTACTTCGAGTTCAGGCCCCTGGGCCAGCTCGAAGTGAAAGGCAAGGCCGAACCGGTCGAGGCCTACGAGGTGCTGCGGGCGCTGCCCGTGCGCGACCGCCTGGAAGCGATCGCGGCGCGCGGGCTGAGCCCCTTCGTCGGGCGTGAGCGGGAGCTTGCGGCGCTGCGCGGCTACTTCGAACAGGCGCGCCGCGGGCAAGGCCACGTGGTCTTCATCTCGGGCGAGGCGGGCATGGGCAAGTCGCGCCTTCTACTCGAGTTCCGCCGCTCGCTGGGCGAAGACGGCGCTACCTGGGTGGAGGCGCACTGTAACGCCTACGCCCGCAACACGCCCTACGTCGCGATCACGGAGGTGCTGAAGAGCGCGTTCGCCCTGGACGAGGCCGACACCGAGGACGTGGTGGTAGGGCGCGTCCAGGCCGCGGTGGCCGAGTGGGACGAGGCGGCGCAGCCCACGGCCGCCTATCTGCGCTTCCTCCTGAACGTCGACCCGGGCGACGCGGCGCTGGCGTCGATGGACGCCGGGGCGCGCCGCGCCGGAGTGCTGGACAGCCTGCGGGCCCTCCTCCTGCAGCTGTCGCGGCGGCGTCCCGTCGTGCTGGTCGTGGAGGACTTGCACTGGATCGACGCCCAGTCACAGGACGCGCTCGCCGGACTGATCGACGTCAGCGCTTCGGCGCCGGTGCTGATGCTCCTCACCTTCCGGCCGGGCTACAGCCAGCCCTTCGGCGACCGCAGCTACTTCAGCCGGATCGCCCTGAGCAACCTCGGCGCGGAGGAATCGGCGCTCATCTCGGAGTCGTTGATCGAGGGCGCCGCATTGCCGGAGGAGGTCCGGCGGCTGATCTTCAGCAAGGCGGAGGGCAACCCCTTCTACGTCGAAGAGGTCACGAAGTCGCTGGTCGAATCGGGCGCGCTCAGGCGGAGCAACGGCACGCTGGCGCCAGCCCGGCCCCTGAGCCAGATCCAGATCCCGGACACCATTCAGGGCGTCATCCTCAGCCGCATCGACCGCCTCGACCGCCGCGCGCGGGAGGCGATCCAGCTTGCCTCGGTAATCGGGCGCGAGTTCACGGTGCGGCTGCTGCAGCGCATCTCGGACGTCGAAGCACAGCTCGAGGGGCTGCTCGGGGAGCTCAAGGGCCTGGAGCTGATCTACGAGAAGGCCTTCTTCCCCGAGCTCTCCTACATGTTCAAGCACGCCCTCACGCACGACGTCGCCTATTCGACCCTCCTCGTGGAGCGGCGGCGCGCGCTGCACAGGGTCGTCGCGCAGGCGATCGAGGACCTCTACTCGGAGCGCCTGGCCGAGCACTACGAGATGCTTGCGCACCACTTCTACGAGGCGCAGGACTGGGACAAGGCGCTCGACTACCTGACGAAGGCCGCCCGCAAGGCGCTCGACACCTATGCCCACGCGGAGGCGACATCCTTCCTCGAACGCGCGATGGAGGCGGTCGAGCGCGCATCGACGCCGGAGCGGGACCAGGTGCGCGCTGACCTGCAGGCCTACCGGGGCCGGGCGCTGATCCAGGCCGCGGCGTGGCCCCGCGCGCGACCCGACCTCGAGTCGGCGCTGGCGGCACTCTCGCCCGAGCGCCTGGAGCGCAGACTCGAAGTCCTCGGGGACCTGGCGATGGCCTGCTGGTGGAGCCGCGACACTCCCGCGATGCGCCGCTACGCCGGCGACCTGCGCGCGCTGGCGAGCGAGATGGGCCGCGAAGACCTGGTCACCGTCGCGGACGCCTGGCTCGCGGCCGCGCTCAGCGCCGAGGGTGACCCGCTGCGCAGCCTCAGTGAACTGACGGCAATCGCGGAGCGGGCGCGGAAACTGCGGGTCACGATGCCGCCCGGCCCGGGGTCATTCGTCCCGCTGTGGAACTACTGGACGGGGCGTCTGGACGAGGCGGTGCGCGTGGGGCGCGAGGCGGTCGAGCGCGCGCGGCGGGAGAATCATGTCCTCATGCTCATGGAGGCCTTGCCTCACTTCGCGGTGTCGCTGGCGGCGCACGGCGACTACGCCGAGGCCCTGGAGGTGTACCGGGAGGCGCGCCAGGTAGGCGAGCGCTACGGGGCCAAGGCGCCGCTCTCGCGCGCGATCGCCATGGAGGCGGGCATGCACCTGGACCTCCTCGACTTCGAGGGCGCCGCGACGCTCCAGCAGGAGGCGCGCGAGGTCGCGGCCGCGGCAGGCTTCCCGCCGGCGGCTGTCAGCGCCGGGATCGACCTGCTCCTGAACCTTGCGCGCCAGGGCCGGCCCGCGGAAGCGGAGGCGATCGAGCCGGAGATCGCGGCCGCGGTTGAGCGAGAGGCCGGTTGGCACGGCTGGCTCTGGCGTCTGCGGCTCGCCCAGGCGCGGGCCGAGTTGGCGCTGGTCCGCGGCGACTGGCAGCAAGCGGTCCGGCAGGCGGACGAAGCCATCGAGCGTAGCCTGGCGACCGGGCGCGTGAAGTATCAGGTGGCGGCGCTGGGCGTGCGCGGCGCCGCTCGTTCGGCGCTGGGCAACCGCGAAGACGCCGTAACCGACCTCCGGCGGGCCATAGACCTGGCCCGCGGGACGCGCGACCCGGCCATGCTTCTGCGCGCCATGCTTGCGCTCCTGGTTGTCCAGCAGGACGAGGCGGCCCTGACCGAGGCGCGAGAGGTGGCGGACCGCATTGCCGCGGCGCTCCCGGGCGGCCTGCAGGGGCGGTTCATCGCGGCAGCGCCCCTGCGCCTGATCCGCCGGTCTACATGA
- a CDS encoding CoA transferase has translation MTEASRDGAMPPAAPQALDGLRVLDLTQYIAGPFCTKLMADFGAEVIKVEPPGIGDVSRGYGPFRGDLPDREASGLYLYCNTNKKSITLDIETEAGLEIARRLASQVDVVVESYPPGRMAELGLGYEHLSLLNPKLVLLSISMFGQDGPWRDWKADEVNLHAISGLMSITGEPDREPLKNGGHQALYNTGINAFTAVTMAVYAQQTMGVGQHVDVSAYETMSFLLEPPRVLQASQQGTFTERVGNRTTLLPAADGHVNVIRGGSGVFVEVLAKVTGNDSFLVPHLRNAPLVGPGAAEANEEIEALLMPWTIEHGKEEFYHAGQAGGQNFGYVASPADMLNSPQLRARGYYVEVDHPVAGRLTYPGAPFKMSETPWRAGRAPLLGEHNEEVYCGLLGYSRAELVDLSRAGVI, from the coding sequence ATGACCGAGGCTTCGCGAGACGGCGCTATGCCGCCGGCAGCGCCACAGGCCCTCGACGGCCTGCGCGTGCTCGACCTGACGCAGTACATCGCCGGGCCCTTCTGTACCAAGCTCATGGCAGACTTCGGCGCCGAAGTGATCAAGGTCGAACCTCCCGGCATCGGCGATGTCAGCCGCGGCTACGGCCCTTTCAGGGGTGACCTGCCGGACCGTGAGGCGAGCGGCCTTTACCTGTACTGCAACACGAACAAGAAGAGCATCACGCTCGACATCGAGACCGAGGCCGGCCTGGAGATAGCCCGCCGCCTCGCCTCACAGGTCGACGTCGTCGTCGAGAGCTACCCGCCCGGGCGCATGGCCGAACTCGGGCTGGGGTACGAGCACCTTTCCCTCCTTAACCCGAAGCTCGTCCTCCTCTCGATTTCGATGTTCGGGCAGGACGGCCCCTGGCGCGACTGGAAAGCGGACGAGGTCAACCTGCACGCCATCAGCGGCCTGATGTCGATTACGGGCGAGCCGGACCGGGAGCCATTGAAGAACGGCGGCCACCAGGCGCTGTACAACACCGGCATCAATGCCTTCACCGCCGTCACTATGGCGGTCTACGCCCAGCAGACCATGGGCGTGGGCCAGCACGTCGATGTCTCCGCCTACGAAACCATGTCGTTCCTCCTCGAGCCGCCCCGGGTGTTGCAGGCCTCTCAGCAGGGCACCTTCACCGAGCGCGTGGGTAATCGCACCACGCTTCTGCCCGCGGCCGATGGTCACGTGAACGTGATCCGCGGCGGCTCCGGCGTCTTCGTCGAGGTGCTGGCTAAGGTGACGGGAAACGACTCCTTCCTGGTCCCCCACCTGCGCAACGCGCCCCTAGTCGGGCCTGGCGCCGCTGAGGCGAACGAGGAGATCGAAGCATTGCTCATGCCCTGGACCATCGAGCATGGCAAGGAGGAGTTCTACCACGCCGGCCAGGCGGGAGGTCAGAACTTCGGCTACGTCGCTTCGCCGGCGGACATGCTGAACTCGCCCCAACTCCGTGCCCGCGGCTACTACGTCGAAGTTGACCACCCCGTTGCCGGCCGGCTCACCTACCCGGGAGCTCCGTTCAAGATGAGCGAAACGCCCTGGCGCGCCGGCCGCGCCCCGCTCCTGGGCGAACACAATGAAGAGGTCTACTGCGGGCTGCTGGGGTACTCCCGCGCAGAGCTTGTCGACCTCAGCCGCGCCGGCGTCATCTAG
- a CDS encoding N-acetyltransferase: MALRQFRFLREGLEREGGRRYRGGVVSAPVTIREETDADAGAIRNVNELAFGRPDEASIVDALRDHGKSFLSLVAVIGDEVVGHVMFSPFTIEAGGEMRAEAALAPLAVLPAWQGRGIGSALAREGLERCRALGYGAVFLLGNPAYYGRFGFRPASAFGIRYAGELAAPDAFQAVELRAGALSGMAGIGRFEPELM, encoded by the coding sequence GTGGCCTTACGCCAGTTCCGCTTTCTCCGCGAAGGCCTGGAGCGAGAGGGCGGGCGCCGTTACCGTGGCGGCGTGGTCTCGGCACCTGTCACCATCCGCGAAGAAACGGACGCCGATGCTGGCGCCATCCGGAACGTCAACGAGCTCGCGTTCGGGAGGCCGGACGAGGCGAGCATCGTCGACGCGCTGCGGGACCACGGCAAGTCCTTCCTCTCGCTCGTCGCCGTCATCGGCGACGAGGTCGTGGGCCACGTGATGTTCAGCCCTTTCACCATCGAGGCTGGCGGGGAGATGCGTGCCGAGGCGGCGCTGGCGCCGCTGGCCGTGCTCCCCGCCTGGCAGGGCCGCGGCATCGGGTCGGCGCTCGCGCGGGAAGGCCTCGAGCGCTGCCGGGCGCTCGGCTATGGAGCTGTGTTCCTCCTGGGCAACCCGGCGTACTACGGCCGTTTCGGGTTCCGTCCCGCGAGCGCCTTCGGCATTCGCTACGCCGGCGAGCTCGCCGCGCCGGACGCCTTCCAGGCCGTCGAGCTGCGCGCTGGCGCCCTGTCCGGGATGGCGGGCATCGGCCGCTTCGAGCCTGAGCTCATGTAG
- a CDS encoding SDR family NAD(P)-dependent oxidoreductase, with translation MRLSGKSAIVTGGGRGIGRAICEAFAREGCRVLVADIDVGNAAEVAEAIGKGGGQATYRLLDVSDEGEVAATVREAVEAFGRLDIMVNNAGVGGGFDWDRTIAVNLSGVYYGCRIAGEAMAAAGGGAIVNTASIAGLVGLGGTGPYVAAKHGVIGLTREFALLLGPRGVRVNCVCPGWIETEMTRGIMENEAGRRRIESQTPLGRAGRPEEIANAFLFLASDEASFVTGCALVVDGGWTAR, from the coding sequence ATGCGACTGTCCGGCAAGTCAGCGATCGTCACGGGAGGCGGCCGCGGCATCGGCCGCGCGATCTGCGAGGCCTTCGCCCGCGAGGGCTGTCGCGTGCTGGTCGCCGACATCGACGTTGGCAATGCCGCCGAGGTCGCCGAGGCGATCGGCAAAGGCGGCGGCCAGGCCACTTACCGGCTGCTCGACGTGTCGGATGAAGGCGAGGTCGCGGCGACCGTAAGGGAGGCTGTCGAGGCCTTCGGCCGCCTCGACATCATGGTGAACAACGCCGGCGTCGGCGGCGGCTTCGACTGGGACCGCACGATCGCGGTGAACCTCAGCGGCGTGTACTACGGTTGCCGCATCGCCGGCGAGGCCATGGCAGCGGCCGGAGGCGGCGCCATCGTGAACACGGCCTCGATCGCCGGCCTCGTGGGGTTGGGGGGCACGGGGCCGTACGTCGCGGCCAAGCACGGCGTCATCGGCCTCACGCGCGAGTTCGCGCTGCTGCTGGGGCCGCGGGGGGTGCGCGTCAACTGCGTCTGCCCCGGCTGGATCGAGACGGAGATGACGCGCGGCATCATGGAGAACGAGGCCGGGCGCCGCCGCATCGAGTCCCAGACGCCTTTAGGGCGCGCCGGCAGGCCGGAGGAGATCGCGAACGCCTTCCTCTTCCTCGCCTCGGACGAGGCGTCCTTCGTCACCGGCTGCGCGCTCGTCGTCGACGGGGGCTGGACCGCCCGCTGA
- a CDS encoding NUDIX hydrolase, producing MEAPVPQRPPKPRAAAPGQTRGPWRVLDTREVYRNPWIRVREDSVLRPDGRPGIYGVVEFEPAVGVVALGDDGAVYLVGQYRYPTDSYSWEIVTGYADAGEEPLAAAQRELREEAGLSAGSWTALGHIEISNSVTDQVGFLYLAQDLSAVRAAPDETEQLEVRRMPLGEALAQAQESAIFDGFSLAGLYRAWHYLRGDLRPAG from the coding sequence GTGGAGGCCCCCGTACCCCAGCGTCCCCCGAAACCGAGGGCGGCGGCGCCCGGCCAGACTCGTGGCCCCTGGCGGGTCCTGGACACGCGCGAGGTCTACCGCAACCCCTGGATCCGGGTGCGAGAGGACAGCGTGCTGCGGCCCGACGGCAGGCCGGGCATCTACGGGGTGGTGGAGTTCGAGCCGGCGGTGGGCGTTGTCGCCCTCGGCGACGATGGCGCCGTCTATCTGGTCGGCCAGTACCGGTATCCGACCGATAGCTACTCCTGGGAGATCGTGACGGGATACGCCGATGCGGGCGAAGAGCCGCTCGCGGCGGCGCAGCGGGAGCTGCGCGAGGAGGCTGGCCTGTCGGCGGGGTCGTGGACGGCGCTCGGTCACATCGAGATCTCGAACAGCGTCACGGACCAGGTCGGCTTCCTCTACCTGGCACAGGACCTCTCGGCAGTCCGGGCGGCGCCCGATGAGACCGAGCAGCTCGAGGTGCGGCGCATGCCCCTGGGGGAAGCGCTGGCACAGGCGCAGGAGTCGGCGATCTTCGATGGCTTCAGCCTTGCCGGCCTGTACCGCGCCTGGCACTACCTGCGCGGCGACCTTCGGCCCGCGGGTTGA
- a CDS encoding CoA transferase, translating into MAGLLEGIRVIDLSTIWAAPLGTRWLADMGAEVIKVQEVPRLTPAIIQRLRRLQEQRQQETAAAAAGGGAATAAPPRPAGLNPNQNPVMAEKGLTGYVLQAEGNKKAVSLDFEKPRGRELLVRLIEMSDIVVDNHRPIVLERIGLDFEGLTRIKPGIILLKVAAMGQTGPERNYSGFGATIDGLGGLAFHTGYHDVPDQPVRSGINYADPIAGMYVGSALMMALLHRRRTGRGQEIDVSLRETLPIAEMFMEYSMNGRFFPRIGNREMGRAPHGVYRCQGADRWIAIAVNSDAEWRSLCAAMGDPEWAHAPEFADMHSRWRNHDALDARLNAWTSTQDDLALAERLQAAGVAATPVLTPPEAVRSPHHQARGWWHIMHQEHMGAYHYYGPGWRLSATPARIHSPPPYHAQHNREVLQGMLGLSDAEYDQLLADQITSESALPVLPPGDNP; encoded by the coding sequence ATGGCTGGTCTGCTCGAAGGCATCCGCGTGATCGACCTCAGCACGATCTGGGCCGCCCCTCTAGGCACCCGCTGGCTGGCCGACATGGGCGCCGAGGTCATCAAGGTCCAGGAAGTGCCCAGGCTGACGCCCGCGATAATCCAGCGCCTCCGACGCCTGCAGGAGCAGCGGCAGCAGGAGACCGCGGCGGCAGCTGCCGGCGGCGGCGCCGCCACGGCCGCGCCGCCCCGTCCCGCCGGCCTCAACCCGAACCAGAATCCCGTGATGGCCGAGAAAGGCCTCACCGGATATGTGCTCCAGGCCGAGGGCAACAAGAAAGCCGTCAGCCTCGACTTCGAGAAGCCCCGCGGCCGCGAGCTGCTCGTCCGCCTCATCGAGATGTCCGACATCGTCGTCGACAACCATCGCCCCATCGTCCTCGAGCGCATCGGTCTCGACTTCGAGGGCCTGACGCGCATCAAGCCCGGCATCATCCTCCTAAAGGTCGCCGCCATGGGGCAGACCGGGCCGGAGCGCAACTATTCCGGCTTCGGCGCGACCATCGACGGCCTTGGCGGCCTCGCTTTCCATACCGGCTACCACGACGTGCCCGACCAGCCCGTGCGCAGCGGGATCAACTACGCGGACCCCATCGCCGGCATGTACGTCGGCAGCGCCCTCATGATGGCGCTCCTCCACCGCCGGCGTACCGGCCGCGGCCAGGAGATCGACGTCAGCCTCCGCGAGACGCTGCCCATCGCCGAGATGTTCATGGAGTACTCCATGAACGGCCGCTTCTTCCCCCGCATCGGCAACCGCGAGATGGGGCGCGCGCCCCACGGGGTCTACCGCTGCCAGGGCGCCGACCGCTGGATCGCCATCGCCGTCAACTCCGACGCCGAGTGGCGGTCCCTCTGCGCCGCAATGGGCGATCCGGAGTGGGCGCACGCGCCCGAATTCGCCGACATGCACAGCCGCTGGCGCAACCACGACGCCCTCGACGCGCGCCTGAACGCCTGGACCTCTACCCAGGACGACCTTGCCCTCGCCGAGCGCCTGCAGGCGGCCGGCGTCGCGGCCACGCCGGTGCTAACGCCGCCTGAAGCCGTGCGTTCTCCCCACCACCAGGCTCGCGGCTGGTGGCACATCATGCACCAGGAGCACATGGGGGCCTACCACTACTACGGCCCCGGCTGGCGCCTGTCCGCCACCCCCGCCCGGATCCACTCGCCGCCGCCCTACCACGCCCAGCACAACCGCGAGGTCCTGCAGGGCATGCTCGGACTGAGCGACGCCGAGTACGACCAGTTGCTCGCTGACCAGATCACCAGCGAGTCCGCCCTGCCGGTGCTGCCGCCGGGCGACAACCCCTGA